DNA from Vitis vinifera cultivar Pinot Noir 40024 chromosome 19, ASM3070453v1:
TTAATAGGAGTTGGATTTGAACATTatggaaattattattaaatttggcCGGCAAAACAAATCTCCTATATTTTACTGCTACTACAAGTTACTTGTGCCAGCGTATGAAGAAGAAATGTGGTCCTGATGGGGgctttatgatatttttatcgttttttttaaatcaaatatttataaaaaaaaggatgtggtaaaaattattttaaaaaatattgcacCCAGGACCTACAGTGGAAGAAGTCGAACAAGCcttgaaagaaaaaatcatagaagaaGATATAGTATTGGAGGGGAGATAAATGGAAATGGGACTATATGATTCACTACTCCATGATTTCTGGGCGGCTTAAACTCTGGTTATGAGTTATGGGTAGCATGAAAATTTCAACGAGAAGGTGGTCTGCTAATCTTGTTTTCTTGCTTATTTCTTCAGGTTTTCACTGGCAATTTGTTGATGCATTTACAGATACAATCTTACAAGGTCAATCACTCACAACCTCTCAGACCATCGTATCCGCTGGTGGTAACTTTGAATTAGGTTTCTTTTCTCCTGGAAAGTCCACAAAATACTATGTGGGGATATGGTACAAGAAAATCTCAGAGCAAACCATTGTGTGGGTAGCTAACCGAGACTATTCATTCACAAATCCATCCGTGGTTCTTACTGTCAGCACAGATGGCAACCTCGAGATTTTGGAGGGGAAGATTTCGTACAAGGTGAcaagcatatcatcaaacagCAACACTAGTGCCACCCTGTTGGATTCTGGAAATCTTGTTTTGAGAAATAAGAAGTCAGATGTCTTATGGGAGAGCTTTGACTATCCATCGGACACGCTCCTGCCCGGAATGAAACTTGGATATGACAAAAGGGCTGGAAAAAGATGGTCATTGGTATCATGGAAGAGTAGAGAAGATCCCAGTCCAGGAGCTTTCTCCATAGAACATGACGCGAATGAAAGTAGCCAGATTTTTAACCTGCAAGGACCCAAAATGTATTGGACTACTGGGGTGTGGGATGGACAGATTTTCAGCCAGGTTCCAGAGATGCGTTTCTTCTACATGTATAAGCAAAATGTATCCTTTAATGAGAATGAAAGCTATTTTTCTTACTCTCTTCATAATCCCTCCATTCTGAGCAGAGTGGTGCTAGATGTGTCAGGCCAGGTTAAGCGTCTGAATTGTCATGAAGGCGCACATGAATGGGATTTATTTTGGCTTCAACCAAAAACACAGTGTGAGGTTTATGCTTACTGTGGGCCTTTCGGAACCTGCACTGGGGATTCTGTTGAATTTTGTGAATGCTTGCCAGGTTTTGAACCTCTCTTCCCTGAAGACTGGAATCTGCAAGACAGATCTGGAGGGTGTGTGAGGAAAGCAGATTTGCAGTGTGTCAATGAAAGCCATGCTAATGGGGAGCGAGACCAGTTTCTTTTGGTGTCTAACGTGAGACTGCCCAAGTATCCAGTAACACTGCAAGCAAGGAGTGCTATGGAGTGCGAATCAATTTGCCTGAATCGCTGCTCTTGCTCTGCTTATGCTTATGAGGGAGAGTGTAGAATATGGGGTGGAGATCTTGTAAACGTGGAGCAGCTACCAGATGGTGAAAGTAATGCTAGAAGTTTCTATATCAAACTTGCTGCCTCTGAGCTAAATAAGAGAGGTAAGAAAAAAGAGTCATAGTTGTTATTGTAGGAGGACATAAAGCATATGggtcttgttttattttcaaaataaaatggcCATCGATTCAGCtaaatttaatatgatatatttCCTTCTACAGTTTCAAGCAGCAAGTGGAAGGTATGGCTAATTATTACACTGGCCATATCTTTAACTTCAGCCTTTGTCATTTATGGGATATGGGGAAGGTTCCGAAGAAAAGGTCAGTATTTCTCAAGGACAGACGGATGGCCAAGCGATTCAACCGTTTTTAGGTTCCATCTACAAATAAAAAACCAGTTCTTTTCTGAAATGAGTTCATTAGCACTGTTATTGAATGGTTAAGGTAACATTAGGATTTCATGTTCTGATTACATGTGAGTGTGTATGTGGAATCCAATGtgagaaataatttattccCATGCCAGAATTCCTACATTCATATGATATTTATTGTCTGTTTGTTCTTTACCAAGCAGGGGAAGATTTGTTAGTATTTGATTTCGGTAACAGCTCAGAAGATACCAGCTATGAACTTGGCGAGACAAATAGACTTTGGAGGGGCGAGAAGAAGGAAGTTGATTTGCCCATGTTCAGTTTTGCGAGTGTATCTGCTTCTACAAATAACTTCTCTATTGAAAATAAACTAGGAGAGGGCGGTTTTGGATCTGTTTACAAGGTGAGATTACAACCCTTGACAATAATGTTCTACAATTTGTCCTGGAGTGTGAAGGCCCACTTGATATATACCAAATTTCTTTTACTTGGTGTAATTGTAGTCACATGAAATTCCCATGACAGGGAAAGTTACAAAGAGGATATGAGGTAGCTGTGAAAAGGCTCTCAAAAAGATCTAAACAGGGATGGGAggagttaaaaaatgaagccatGCTTATAGCCAAGCTGCAACACAAGAATCTTGTGAAAGTTTTGGGATACTGCATCGAGCGGGATGAGAAGATATTGATTTATGAGTATATGTCCAACAAAAgcttggatttcttcctctttgGTTTGTAACTTCCACATAGATATGCTTCCAGCTACTGTATATTCAATGAGAACTTTACACATTCATCATTCTTCACCACTTATTTGCTAACATCTATTTATTTGGTGTGAAATGGAAATAGATCCTGCAAAACGTGGGATTCTGAATTGGGAGATGCGAGTTCGCATCATTGAAGGGGTTGCTCAGGGACTTCTTTATCTCCATCAGTACTCCAGATTGAGAGTTATTCATCGAGATTTGAAGGCTAGCAACATTCTTCTGGATAAAGACATGAACCCAAAAATATCAGATTTTGGAATGGCAAGAATTTTTGGAGGAAATGAATCAAAAGCAACAAAACATATAGTTGGGACTTAGTAAGTGAATCCTAACGCATTGTAAAATATGTGGATTGTCTCACAACATGCTTTTTTTCTACATGTATATTTGTAATCATGCAATTActaaatgaattgttttaataatGAATCCAGTGGCTACATGTCCCCCGAGTATGTTTTGCGAGGTCTCTTTTCAACTAAATCTGATGTTTTTAGCTTCGGGGTCTTGTTACTAGAGATTCTAAGTGGCAAGAAGATTACTGAATTTTATCATAGTGGCTCGCTCAATCTTCTTGGATATGTAAGTAACACAATTTTCCTCTTATGTAGCTAAAGTTATCATGTTTACTACTATATTTCAAGCTTGAAGTTACACACTTGAATGCAATTGACCGAATTAGGActatatatctttttttcttttttcgggAATGTGCATCAAAgtataattttctttcctttaggCATGGGATCTGTGGAAAAACAACAAAGGACAGGAGTTGATTGATCCAGTATTGAATGAGATATCTTTGAGACATATTATGTTAAGGTACATCAATGTAGCCCTTCTTTGTGTTCAAGAAAGTGCAGATGATAGGCCCACCATGTTCGATGTTGTCTCCATGCTTGTCAAGGAAAATGTACTTTTATCTTCTCCAAATGAGCCAGCCTTCTCAAATCTATCGAGTATGAAACCACATGCATCTCAAGATAGGCTTGAAATTTGTTCCTTAAATGATGTAACACTTTCAAGCATGGGAGCACGATAAGTTTTCTAAATTTCAGATTGCATATGCTTAAATGTCTTCAGCATATTGTCTAGTATTATTATTGGCCATCAAGTTGATTGTTGATGTACTGAACGTGTGAACTTTtgtatgtatttttctttcaatgcaGTTCAATAATGTGCTTAATTTTACTCAATCCTCAAGGATTCAGACCTGTATCTCATCTTCCCATCTGTAATTGCTACTGAATCTGTTGGTTTTGAAACtagataattaaaagaaaaacggaagccagaaaatttttctcaaaatttaatgaaataacaaatataggTAATTTAGAATTGTACCTTGCGATTAGGCTGATAAATTTGAACTCCACCTAAAGGATCTTAGAATTCCAAATCCTCTAAAGCACCATGGATCTTTCTCTAACGTTCTCCAAAAAATGATGAACTCAAAACGAGTGGGCGTTTATTatctttgggtttttttttatatcacacaacttaatatattgaaaacttgTATTCTCACCCATCATCCGAAaaacattgagaaaaaaaaaactttttaataccacgaagaaaaaaatgacatattttgaattttgaaaaacatgggaGAGAATATCTCTCCCCATGATCCccacttaaaaagtgtttctttgaattttgaaaaacatgggaGAGAATATCTCTCCCCATGATCCtcacttaaaaagtgtttcttaggGAATACAAGTAAGTGTGGTCTTCACTACATTgtatcaaaaattattttaaataatcaaattataaaataaataaatcaaatcaagattgtgtgaaattaatttagaattcaaaattccaaactaataaaatcaacccaacataaaaaaaaatgttcatataattttaatggaGCCGTTGAGAGGAACTATGGACATTATAATTTTAAGCTCCAATAATtttgacaattaattaacaacttaattaaaaaatcaaaattattaattccaaaattactccactaaaaatttggaattgcactcttaaaattataaaattaaatatattcaaaggaTTTGAATTGCCCATTAATATAGTTACTACATATGAGTCAATCCTCCATAAACGGTTCATAATTAAAGCTAGGTTTTTCCGTTAACCTCTTTAATTATATCTTTCTCCTTAAGTGCCATTGGTTCTctaatgaataatatatttatggtcTAATCATAAATTGAGCGCTCTTATCATTCAAGGCCCGAACCAATACTTATGGTAACCGTCCATCTGACTTCTTAACGAAGGAATGAATTTCATCTTGTATATTAATATTCCcggctatttattttattatacttcCAATACACCAATAATTTGACACTATGTATTTGTGTCATTACCCGATAtgtaaaaaaatacaatacaataaaTAGGAGTCTATTAATCACtcagaattaagatcaatgcaTATATGACCATCATTGATTAATATTGAATGCTCTATATTATAACGGAATTTATTAGAGATTCATAATTAATCGTGTTCCAGTcctatataatcaaattatataaaacgctttcattccaataatctcattattaacaatccggataagatcatTTCATTCATAATGTAATGAACCACGctagtaattttaaattaaagatcccaactttaatttttaattacgaacatattagattattttactttaaatgtTATCCTCCTGTATATAAcacttatatacaatatttaaagttacaattaAATAATCTAGGGTTTTCGATATTTATAAAGCATCTATAACATGCATGCaacaataatattgaaataattccttaaaaaaatattaataatcagcaaaataaaaaacatctcATTTGTTTATGGGCACATATTCCAACAAAATCTGCTTTTATGCATTGCCAATCCAGACACTAAAATACAACCCTCAGAGCTTACTGCAAATATTCAACTAGTACTAGGAAAGACGAGCTTTTGCGCATGATATAGCTAAGCATAAGTACTAATTAACATATAGGCAAGAGGGAAAGTGAGGAAGGAAAGCAGATATAgatttttttgccttttaaaCTGTGATAGCatctagcattttttttaagagaagaaATAGTATAATTTAATTGAGTACTCGTAAaaccttcttttcttattggaCATGGTTTCAATAAAACccatttggttgccaagaaatcTGAGGAAATTCCCTTAATTCTAAGGGTTCAAGAACAAGCCGAGTCCAGcacgactcggccgagtcgtatAAACTCATACTCAATCAGGAATCGCTTAAACTCGGTTAACTCAACGGAGATTCCGAGTTGACTCGGTTGAACCGTTTGTGTTAACAAAAGAAA
Protein-coding regions in this window:
- the LOC100246936 gene encoding receptor-like serine/threonine-protein kinase SD1-8 → MGSMKISTRRWSANLVFLLISSGFHWQFVDAFTDTILQGQSLTTSQTIVSAGGNFELGFFSPGKSTKYYVGIWYKKISEQTIVWVANRDYSFTNPSVVLTVSTDGNLEILEGKISYKVTSISSNSNTSATLLDSGNLVLRNKKSDVLWESFDYPSDTLLPGMKLGYDKRAGKRWSLVSWKSREDPSPGAFSIEHDANESSQIFNLQGPKMYWTTGVWDGQIFSQVPEMRFFYMYKQNVSFNENESYFSYSLHNPSILSRVVLDVSGQVKRLNCHEGAHEWDLFWLQPKTQCEVYAYCGPFGTCTGDSVEFCECLPGFEPLFPEDWNLQDRSGGCVRKADLQCVNESHANGERDQFLLVSNVRLPKYPVTLQARSAMECESICLNRCSCSAYAYEGECRIWGGDLVNVEQLPDGESNARSFYIKLAASELNKRVSSSKWKVWLIITLAISLTSAFVIYGIWGRFRRKGEDLLVFDFGNSSEDTSYELGETNRLWRGEKKEVDLPMFSFASVSASTNNFSIENKLGEGGFGSVYKGKLQRGYEVAVKRLSKRSKQGWEELKNEAMLIAKLQHKNLVKVLGYCIERDEKILIYEYMSNKSLDFFLFDPAKRGILNWEMRVRIIEGVAQGLLYLHQYSRLRVIHRDLKASNILLDKDMNPKISDFGMARIFGGNESKATKHIVGTYGYMSPEYVLRGLFSTKSDVFSFGVLLLEILSGKKITEFYHSGSLNLLGYAWDLWKNNKGQELIDPVLNEISLRHIMLRYINVALLCVQESADDRPTMFDVVSMLVKENVLLSSPNEPAFSNLSSMKPHASQDRLEICSLNDVTLSSMGAR